The genomic stretch TCGACACACGCAATGGCATCGCACCAAATCGAAATCTTCTGGCACGACCTGGTCGCGGACATCCGCGCCAACCGCGTGGTCCTGCCGGCCCTGCCGGACATCGCGCTCCGGACGCGCAAGCTGCTGGAGGACCGCAACGTCACCACCGGCCAGATCGCGCGCGTCATCAGCGCCGATGCCGTGCTGACCACGCGCCTGCTGCGTGTCGTGAACAGTCCGCTCTACCGCACCCACGCCCAGATCGAGGATGTCCGCAGCGCGATCACCCGCCTCGGCAACGCCAACGTGCGCAGCGTGGTGACCAGCCTCGCCATGGAGCAGCTCTACCAGAACAAGCTCGCCTCGCCGCTCAAGCGGAAGCTGCTCGCGCGCAACTGGGAACACGGCGTCCACGTGGCGGCGCTCAGTTACATCCTGGCCGACAACTACACGATGCTGAACGCCGACGAGGCGATGCTGGCCGGACTGGTGCATGACATTGGCAAGCTGCCGATCCTGGAATACGCCGAGATGCTGCCGGACATCGCGGCCGACGAGCACGCGCTGAACCGCCTGCTCGAGGTGCTGCATGCGCGGGTCGGCGCGCTGGTGCTGGGGAGCTGGAAATTCCCGCCGGAGCTGATCACGGTGGCGGCGGAGCACGAAAACTTCACCCGCGAACCGGGCACCGCCGCCGATTACACCGACGTGGTGACCGTGGCCAATCTGCTCAGCTACATCGGCAGCGACCACCCCTACACCCGGCTCGACTGGTCAGCGATTCCCGCCTTCGAACGCCTCGCCCTGACGCCCGAGGAGAGCATTGCGGTGATGAAGGACGCGCGCGAACAGATCCACGAGATCAAGCATCTACTGGCAGGATAGGTTAAAGGTAAAAAGGGGTCAGTGCCCTTTTTGCTGGATTCGCGAGTTAGCTGCATCACGCCACTCAAAAAAGGGCACTGACCCCGTTTTACCGCAGACGACTCCTCCGCTAACGGAACGGCTTGCCGAGCACCCACACCACCAGGGAATAGCGGATCCCGGAGGTCACCGGCGTGACCTGGTGGTAGACGTAGGACGGGAACACGATCATCGAACCCTGCGGCCGGATCTCCTCGCACTCGTGATAGCGTTCCCGGTGGCGCACGTGCGGGCCGAAATCGAACTTGAGGTTCCCGCCCTCATAGGCACCCGGCTCGTTCAGGTTCAGCGTCATGCTCAGCTTCCTGACCTTGCCCAGCATCTTCGGATTGTCGATGCAGTTCGGCGGCGGCTTGCCGTTCACCAGCGGGGTGACGCCGGGCTCGAACGCGCGGTACGCACCGTTATGGCAGGTGAAGCCGTCGGTGTGCCAGCCGTAGAATCCGCCCGGCCGGTAGGCCGCGAACTGCAACGGCTCGGCGAAATCGACCTCGTAAAGCCAGCCGGCGCGCTGGTTGGCCTCGGCGATCAGCGGAAACACCAGGTCGTAGATCCAGCCGTCGCTGAGGAAACAGACCTCGCTGTCCCGGATGTATTTTCCCTTCGTGGCCTCCGGCTGTGAGGCGCCGGCCTCCTGCGCCGCATCCTCCAGCGTCCGGTCTGCCAGCGCGCTGGCGCCGGCATTTTCCGCGCCCTTGTGCGTGGAGCCCAGGGTGACGCCGGTCGTGTCGCCCCCGATTTGCTTTAACTGTTCCAGGGCCTCCTGACCGCGCGCCATGATCCTGCGGCAATCTTCCGGGGAGATCGCGCCCTTGAACCACCAATAGGGATGTACCGGGAGCATCGGTCTACCTGCTCCGCCGGAACCGGGACGAGATGAATACGGCGTGATTCATGTTTCGCAACCCCAGGCTGAAGGATCGAGGATGCGGATCTGGCCAGAAGAATCGAGCCGATCCGGTTGCGGTCTAATTTACCACATACCGGGGACAGACTGGGCCCTGTTGTCCCCTGGCACGGCTTGAATGTATTGTCAGGCCACACGCTCAGGCACACTCCTGTCAGGGCTCCGGGTCAAACATGATCTCGCGAACCTCCTGTGCGCAGCGACACCCGGCGGCGAACCTGGCGGCCCAGACCAGCGCCTCCTCACGCGAAGCAACCTCGATGATTGAAAACCCGCCTATGACCGCCTTTGTCTCCGGTACGGGTCCGGCTGTGACCGTCCCGTCTGTCGCAACGATGGTCGATTGCTGGCGCTGGACACCGCCGCCGAAGATCCAGACCCCCGCGGCCTTTGCCTCCCGAACCACCTTATGTGCTGCCTCGCCCACCGACGGCCAGTCTTCATCAGGAATATGGTCCATCGAGCCGTCATCAAACGAAATCAAGTACCGAGTCATCGTATCGCTCCTTCCTTGCGGCCTTACGAGTGAGTACAGGCCGCGGCCCGTCAGCGCCGTCGCGCCTGCGGCGAGGCGTGATGCGCCGCCGCCGACAAACTAGTCATCGTCCAGGCTCCCTTCGCCGACTTGATGTACCGGCCGAAGTCACGATCCTTCTTTCTCCGTTCGGCATACGACAACTGGTGGAACCCGGACTCTTTCCGGAGTTTCAGGTAATTCTGATAGTGCGCCCGGCTGATTTCCCCGGAATTCACCGCCGCGATCACGGCGCAGCCGGACTCGCGGGTATGGCTGCAATTCCGATAGCGGCAGCCGGGTGCGAGGGCGGCGATATTGGAGAAACTGTCCCCCAGGCCGCCTTCCGCTTCCAGGATGCCGAACTCGCGCATCCCCGGGTTGTCGATCACCAGCGCGCCGCCGTCGAGACGCATCAGCGCGCGACGCACGGTTGTATGCCTCCCCTCGCCGGTCCCGCTCACCGCCTGTGTTTCCAGCGCCTCATGACCGATCAGGCGATTGATCAGCGTGCTCTTGCCCACGCCCGACGAGCCGACAAAGCAATAGGTCTTGCCCGGCAGCAACAGCCGCCTGAACTCATCGACGCCTGCCTGCGTGACGTTGCTCAGGGTGAGTACCGGGGCCGCAATACCTGCGGCACGAATCTCCGCCACCTGCGCGGACACAACGGCAGGCTCCACCATGTCCGTTTTGGTGAGCAGGATGTACGGCTCCGCCCCGCCCTCCCGCGTCATGACCAGGTAACGTTCCAACCGCTTCAGATTGAAGTCAACGTGGCAGGACTGCACGATAAGCACATAATCGATGTTCGCCGCGATCATCTGATACTCGACGGCATCCCCCGCCGACTTCCGGCGCAGCGCGGTCCTTCGCTCCAAAAGCGCGTGGATCACGCCAAAGTCGTCTCCCGGGTGTTTCTCCACGCACACCCAGTCGCCGACGCAGGGCATTTCATGGGACAGGCGATGACGATGCAGAAAGCTGCCGGCCGGCTTCGCGCGGAAAGGGCCGGCCTGGTCCACGAGCAGCCACTGGTCGCGATCGACGGCCACAACGCGGGCGATAGTATCCGTGGGTTTGCATCCGGCCCGTTGCTCGAACCAGACGTCCCAGCCCAGGTCATTCAGTTCTGGGTGCCGACTTTCCATTCATCACCGTGAAAAGTGTCGCAGCACTAGTGCGGAGCATAAAGCAAAGCTAAGGTGCGCGGCGCATTGTGATCAAGGTGGATCAAGGGGTAAAAGTATATGAACGGGGATTTCAAGTACTCTGACCCCTTGATCCGCGCGAGGATTAACGGCGCGCAAGTGCACGTCGGATATAGCGTGCGATTAAAATTCCCACCCATCCACATGCCATCATAACCACAAGCCCTACAACACCTCCGGCAATAAACATGGGGGGACCGCCACCATACTGGTTGGCAGTGCGTATTATCTGAATCAGGATAAATGCCATGCCAAACAGAAATTTTATAATTGAGAAATTGCCTCTTTTGTCGTGCG from Gammaproteobacteria bacterium encodes the following:
- a CDS encoding HDOD domain-containing protein, whose product is MASHQIEIFWHDLVADIRANRVVLPALPDIALRTRKLLEDRNVTTGQIARVISADAVLTTRLLRVVNSPLYRTHAQIEDVRSAITRLGNANVRSVVTSLAMEQLYQNKLASPLKRKLLARNWEHGVHVAALSYILADNYTMLNADEAMLAGLVHDIGKLPILEYAEMLPDIAADEHALNRLLEVLHARVGALVLGSWKFPPELITVAAEHENFTREPGTAADYTDVVTVANLLSYIGSDHPYTRLDWSAIPAFERLALTPEESIAVMKDAREQIHEIKHLLAG
- a CDS encoding 2OG-Fe(II) oxygenase — encoded protein: MLPVHPYWWFKGAISPEDCRRIMARGQEALEQLKQIGGDTTGVTLGSTHKGAENAGASALADRTLEDAAQEAGASQPEATKGKYIRDSEVCFLSDGWIYDLVFPLIAEANQRAGWLYEVDFAEPLQFAAYRPGGFYGWHTDGFTCHNGAYRAFEPGVTPLVNGKPPPNCIDNPKMLGKVRKLSMTLNLNEPGAYEGGNLKFDFGPHVRHRERYHECEEIRPQGSMIVFPSYVYHQVTPVTSGIRYSLVVWVLGKPFR
- the rsgA gene encoding ribosome small subunit-dependent GTPase A, which encodes MESRHPELNDLGWDVWFEQRAGCKPTDTIARVVAVDRDQWLLVDQAGPFRAKPAGSFLHRHRLSHEMPCVGDWVCVEKHPGDDFGVIHALLERRTALRRKSAGDAVEYQMIAANIDYVLIVQSCHVDFNLKRLERYLVMTREGGAEPYILLTKTDMVEPAVVSAQVAEIRAAGIAAPVLTLSNVTQAGVDEFRRLLLPGKTYCFVGSSGVGKSTLINRLIGHEALETQAVSGTGEGRHTTVRRALMRLDGGALVIDNPGMREFGILEAEGGLGDSFSNIAALAPGCRYRNCSHTRESGCAVIAAVNSGEISRAHYQNYLKLRKESGFHQLSYAERRKKDRDFGRYIKSAKGAWTMTSLSAAAHHASPQARRR